One genomic segment of Mastomys coucha isolate ucsf_1 unplaced genomic scaffold, UCSF_Mcou_1 pScaffold22, whole genome shotgun sequence includes these proteins:
- the Azgp1 gene encoding zinc-alpha-2-glycoprotein — protein sequence MVPVLLSLPLLLGPAVFQETGSYSLTFLYTGLSRPSKGFPRFQATAFLNDQAFFHYNSNSGKAEPVGPWSQVEGMEDWEKESQLQRAREEIFLATLKDIMDHYKDSTGSHTFQGMFGCEITNNRSSGAVWRYAYDGEDFIEFNKEIPAWIPLDPAAANTKLKWEAEKVYVQRAKAYLEEECPEMLKRYLSYSRSHLDRTDPPTVTITSRVAPGRNRIFRCLAYGFYPQGISLHWNRASKKLASDPERGVFPNGNGTYLSWAEVEVSPQDRDPFFCLIEHKGLSQSLSVQWDETRKVKAENNLVAQPQ from the exons ATGGTGCCTGTCCTGCTGTCCCTGCCTCTCCTTCTGGGTCCTGCAGTCTTTCAGGAGACTG GGTCTTATTCTCTGACCTTCCTCTACACCGGGTTGTCCAGACCCAGCAAAGGCTTTCCGAGGTTTCAAGCCACCGCTTTTCTCAATGATCAGGCCTTCTTCCACTACAATAGCAACAGTGGGAAGGCGGAGCCTGTGGGACCATGGAGCCAGGTGGAAGGAATGGAGGACTGGGAGAAGGAAAGCCAGCTTCAGAGGGCCAGGGAGGAGATCTTCCTCGCGACCCTGAAAGACATCATGGACCATTACAAGGACAGTACAG GGTCTCACACCTTTCAGGGAATGTTTGGTTGTGAGATCACAAACAACAGAAGTAGTGGAGCAGTCTGGAGGTATGCCTACGATGGAGAGGATTTCATCGAATTCAACAAAGAAATCCCAGCCTGGATCCCCTTAGACCCAGCAGCTGCAAACACCAAGCTAAAGTGGGAGGCGGAAAAGGTCTACGTGCAGAGAGCCAAGGCATACCTAGAGGAGGAGTGTCCTGAAATGCTGAAGAGGTACCTGAGCTACAGTAGATCTCACCTGGACCGAACAG ATCCTCCCACTGTGACCATCACCAGCCGTGTGGCCCCAGGAAGAAACAGAATATTCAGATGTCTGGCCTATGGCTTCTACCCACAAGGAATTAGTCTGCACTGGAACCGGGCCAGCAAGAAGCTGGCATCTGATCCAGAAAGAGGTGTTTTTCCCAATGGAAATGGCACTTACCTCTCCTGGGCGGAGGTGGAAGTCTCCCCACAGGACAGAGACCCCTTCTTCTGCCTCATAGAACACAAGGGGCTATCCCAATCTCTCTCAGTGCAGTGGGATGAGACAAGAAAAGTAAAGGCTGAAAATAATCTTGTAGCTCAGCCTCAGTAA